One Dissulfuribacter thermophilus DNA window includes the following coding sequences:
- a CDS encoding TusE/DsrC/DsvC family sulfur relay protein: MATVEYKGKTFEVDEDGFLARGMEQWCQEWVDYVKEQEGIQELTDDHWKVINVLQDYFKKNGIAPMVRILAKTTGYPLKRIYELFPSGPGKGACKMAGLPKPTGCV, from the coding sequence ATGGCAACCGTAGAGTACAAGGGCAAAACTTTTGAAGTAGACGAAGACGGTTTCTTGGCAAGGGGTATGGAACAGTGGTGTCAGGAATGGGTTGACTACGTTAAGGAACAGGAAGGAATTCAAGAACTTACTGATGATCACTGGAAGGTCATCAATGTTCTTCAAGATTACTTTAAGAAAAACGGCATCGCTCCAATGGTCCGTATTCTTGCAAAGACCACTGGTTACCCACTCAAAAGGATCTACGAGCTCTTTCCCTCAGGACCAGGTAAGGGAGCTTGTAAGATGGCAGGACTTCCAAAGCCAACAGGCTGCGTCTAA
- the pdxA gene encoding 4-hydroxythreonine-4-phosphate dehydrogenase PdxA, giving the protein MIGITMGCPAGIGPEIIIKVFSKNPDWMIQKRVVVYGDPGILKRAMEFVGFDVPLVDLESKDYGIPLIPVTNLDPNEIPVGKATPITGMASYEYVVAATKAALNNQISAVVTCPITKEGLRLCGLPYPGHTEILGELTNTKDYLMMLRGPRLAVVLVTIHCKLREVPKLITEEKVFKTITIVNESLKKDFGVSSPKIAVSGLNPHAGEGGLFGDEDDRIIKPAIEKAREKGIDCSGPYPPDTVFYRALKGEFHACVAQYHDQGLIPLKLVHFEDGVNVTLNLPIVRTSVDHGTAYDIAGSGTANPISLEAAINTAKFIVQCRKSYQS; this is encoded by the coding sequence ATGATTGGAATTACCATGGGCTGTCCAGCAGGGATTGGCCCTGAAATAATCATAAAGGTCTTTTCAAAAAATCCTGACTGGATGATCCAAAAAAGGGTGGTAGTATATGGGGATCCTGGAATCCTCAAAAGGGCCATGGAGTTTGTGGGATTCGATGTCCCCTTAGTAGATCTAGAATCAAAAGATTATGGGATTCCTCTAATCCCCGTTACAAACCTTGATCCTAATGAGATCCCAGTAGGTAAGGCAACACCCATTACAGGCATGGCCTCCTATGAATATGTGGTGGCTGCTACTAAGGCAGCGTTAAATAACCAAATAAGTGCAGTTGTAACCTGCCCCATAACAAAAGAAGGGCTTCGCCTTTGCGGCTTACCTTATCCTGGACACACCGAAATCCTGGGGGAACTAACCAATACAAAAGATTACCTCATGATGCTAAGAGGGCCACGGCTTGCGGTTGTGCTGGTAACTATCCACTGCAAGCTTCGCGAAGTTCCAAAACTCATCACTGAGGAAAAGGTCTTTAAGACCATCACCATAGTCAATGAATCACTAAAAAAGGACTTTGGAGTGTCCTCGCCCAAAATTGCAGTCTCAGGCCTTAACCCACATGCAGGGGAAGGTGGGCTGTTTGGAGATGAAGATGATAGAATAATAAAACCTGCTATAGAAAAGGCCAGAGAAAAGGGCATAGACTGTAGTGGACCATATCCGCCTGACACCGTGTTTTACAGGGCGCTCAAGGGAGAATTTCACGCATGTGTTGCCCAATACCATGATCAAGGGCTAATACCACTAAAATTGGTCCACTTTGAAGATGGAGTAAATGTCACCCTCAATCTCCCCATTGTCAGGACTTCTGTGGATCATGGCACCGCCTATGACATTGCCGGATCGGGAACAGCCAATCCCATTAGCCTTGAAGCAGCAATAAATACCGCCAAATTCATAGTCCAATGCAGAAAAAGCTACCAATCATAA
- a CDS encoding YcaO-like family protein, producing MKIESCLKGTGKFFDKVRDPSDTVKWAKERFESLGEKVFEEAIRIDKGRLGIPVYISKYTPQALSLTGTAKQMGKGATPSQAEASAVMELSERYSLFYFKEFGNRPLSTMDELEGECISLEELFLSLHVKPDSQEERETIEEALRTIPMEWVKAYSIGEDKWVWLPWSWFWPINEFNGSAAGNTYEEATVQALSELVERHVCSLVTYERSTTPTIDLDSFSHPMAKELVEKFRRVGINLVLKDFTMNMGIPTVGAIAWDPSTFPHRSEIVYAAGTAPDPERAAIRAITEVAQLAGDFDTDGKYVESGLPKFNSLEEAKYVLEGNEVIKITDLPNLGHDDFRLEVMNVAEALGQRGLKSYIVDVTHPELGIPVVYAIVPGNHFRDRTINGDMVFHMAKVASNLKDKAKAQMLLNELDMKFPERYYIAFFRAYCEEGLGNLKEALKLYKEALDRGPDPMEEASIHCHLGSCYKEMGEYDAAIEELNLAKKINPGLKEIYNLLGHCYYKKGQYVAAIEEFEQAINIDPTSSIDYANIGSNLRKLGLREAAIKWYEMALSLDPSIQWAWEHLQELKAGVTELNCES from the coding sequence ATGAAAATTGAGTCTTGTCTCAAAGGTACTGGGAAATTTTTTGATAAGGTAAGAGATCCATCCGACACTGTCAAATGGGCAAAAGAAAGGTTTGAGAGCCTTGGCGAAAAGGTCTTTGAAGAGGCCATAAGAATCGACAAGGGAAGACTCGGTATCCCTGTCTATATTAGTAAGTATACTCCACAAGCGTTAAGCCTTACAGGCACTGCAAAGCAGATGGGGAAGGGCGCAACCCCTTCACAGGCAGAGGCAAGCGCTGTTATGGAGTTGTCTGAGAGGTACAGCCTTTTCTACTTTAAAGAGTTTGGAAATAGACCTTTGTCGACAATGGATGAGCTAGAAGGCGAATGCATTTCATTAGAAGAGTTGTTTCTTTCCCTTCATGTTAAGCCAGATAGCCAAGAAGAGAGGGAGACCATAGAGGAGGCACTTCGCACCATTCCAATGGAGTGGGTAAAGGCCTATTCGATCGGAGAAGACAAATGGGTCTGGCTACCATGGTCTTGGTTTTGGCCAATAAATGAGTTTAATGGTTCAGCTGCAGGAAATACATATGAAGAGGCGACTGTCCAGGCCCTTTCAGAGCTTGTGGAGCGCCATGTTTGTTCTCTTGTTACTTATGAAAGATCCACTACTCCAACTATTGATTTAGACTCCTTTAGTCATCCAATGGCAAAAGAACTTGTGGAAAAGTTTAGAAGAGTAGGAATAAATCTTGTCTTAAAGGATTTTACCATGAATATGGGGATACCAACTGTGGGCGCAATAGCTTGGGATCCGTCCACATTTCCCCATAGGAGTGAGATCGTCTATGCAGCAGGTACTGCTCCAGATCCAGAAAGGGCAGCAATAAGGGCAATTACAGAGGTGGCGCAGCTTGCAGGAGACTTTGACACTGATGGTAAATACGTAGAAAGTGGTCTTCCAAAGTTTAACTCCCTTGAAGAGGCCAAATATGTATTGGAAGGTAATGAAGTAATAAAGATCACAGATCTTCCAAACCTTGGGCATGATGACTTTAGGCTCGAAGTAATGAACGTAGCAGAGGCCCTAGGGCAAAGGGGGCTGAAATCATATATAGTAGATGTTACTCATCCGGAGCTAGGAATTCCCGTGGTCTATGCCATTGTCCCTGGAAATCACTTCCGCGATAGAACGATTAATGGGGACATGGTATTTCATATGGCCAAGGTCGCATCAAATCTTAAAGATAAGGCCAAAGCCCAGATGCTTCTCAATGAACTCGACATGAAATTCCCAGAGAGATATTACATAGCATTTTTTAGGGCCTACTGCGAAGAAGGCCTGGGAAACCTTAAAGAGGCCCTGAAACTATACAAAGAGGCATTGGATAGAGGGCCGGATCCAATGGAGGAGGCCAGTATTCACTGTCATCTAGGTTCCTGTTATAAGGAGATGGGAGAATACGATGCTGCCATAGAAGAATTAAACTTGGCAAAGAAGATCAATCCCGGATTAAAGGAAATATATAATCTCCTTGGTCATTGTTATTACAAAAAAGGACAATACGTAGCTGCGATCGAGGAATTTGAACAGGCCATTAATATTGATCCAACCTCTTCGATAGATTACGCCAACATAGGCTCTAATCTCAGAAAGCTTGGACTGAGAGAGGCTGCAATTAAGTGGTATGAGATGGCTCTAAGCCTTGATCCTTCTATTCAATGGGCCTGGGAACACCTTCAGGAATTGAAGGCTGGAGTCACTGAATTGAATTGTGAATCTTGA
- a CDS encoding nitrite reductase gives MIQKYVNKGFIQQLDGTYTVLIHPVNGYLKPEQIETVYKLANQYGKVKLTVTEAIMIFGIKPENFDQVAEELARVDLPLADIGPVVRNVKVCSSQYCKHVIHDVTPLAAEINQRLAGMTTPKKFKISMNGCPNSCVEAQLNDLGIIAVKDGYWLYIGGKGGRQPQLATRLDVVIKEEYLVETVERIVKGYIQVAQNERLGEVINRMGLLPFLKVALAWNSEGIKTCIGARYCKNGVGDVHALAENITSNGNVQGNITISGCGNACAVNPEARCNVIVLKDRLWINSDSGMDVLKADQLSEYLKEKAILK, from the coding sequence ATGATTCAAAAGTATGTTAATAAAGGATTTATCCAACAGCTAGATGGCACTTACACTGTATTAATTCATCCTGTTAATGGCTATCTTAAGCCTGAACAGATAGAAACTGTGTACAAGCTGGCCAACCAATATGGAAAGGTTAAGCTCACAGTTACTGAAGCCATTATGATTTTTGGCATAAAACCCGAGAACTTTGATCAGGTGGCTGAAGAGTTAGCAAGAGTAGATCTACCTCTGGCTGATATCGGGCCAGTTGTGCGAAATGTTAAGGTTTGTTCTAGTCAGTATTGTAAGCACGTTATACACGACGTTACGCCTCTGGCTGCAGAAATCAACCAGCGTCTTGCAGGGATGACGACGCCTAAAAAGTTTAAGATATCCATGAATGGGTGCCCCAATTCATGCGTGGAGGCACAACTAAACGACCTCGGGATCATAGCTGTCAAGGACGGATACTGGCTCTACATTGGGGGCAAAGGCGGACGCCAACCCCAATTGGCTACTCGGCTGGATGTGGTGATCAAGGAAGAATATCTGGTTGAAACTGTCGAACGAATAGTTAAGGGCTATATTCAGGTTGCCCAAAACGAGCGATTGGGTGAAGTTATTAACCGCATGGGGCTTTTGCCATTCCTTAAGGTGGCGCTGGCCTGGAATAGCGAAGGGATTAAGACGTGTATTGGGGCGCGGTATTGTAAAAACGGAGTTGGTGATGTCCATGCTTTGGCCGAGAACATAACCTCCAATGGCAATGTACAGGGCAATATCACCATCAGTGGCTGTGGCAATGCATGTGCTGTTAACCCTGAAGCTCGTTGCAATGTAATTGTCCTGAAAGATAGGCTATGGATAAATAGCGACAGCGGCATGGATGTCCTTAAAGCGGACCAGTTATCTGAGTATCTCAAGGAAAAAGCTATTTTAAAATAG
- the fusA gene encoding elongation factor G: MAGEGKIKKIRNIGIIAHIDAGKTTLTERILYYTGKTHRIGEVHDGQATMDWMPEEQERGITITSAVTTCFWRDSEIHIIDTPGHVDFTIEVERSLRVLDGAIGVFCAVGCVEPQSETVWHQADKYRVPKMAFINKMDRLGANFWGAIEEMKEKLGANPLVLTIPYGAEDDFKGVFDVIKKKLILWDEESLGQKFEELPVPPDFEEEVEKAHQELLESLADLNEDIMEKYLNEEPIEDKLIHKAIREATIGLKGVPVFCGSALKNKGVQPVLDGISRYLPSPLDIPPVKGTDPKTGEEITRPSKFDAPLSALAFKVQMDQGRKMTFVRVYSGVLKAGEEVFNPGKNKKERVARLLQMHANKRERIQEAGAGSIVAVMGLKHTVTGDTICDPKNPILLEPIEAYQPVISVAVEPKTSKDQDKVDLALSKLAEEDPTFKVRYDEDTGQTIISGMGELHLDVLTHRLLREFNAPVRVGKPQVVYRETITKEAEVSEQFDREIAGTRQVASIVIRAVPRPRGSGNLVRSEIDPSLLPEGYEELILDALRQGLESGVLRGYPMEDVEVVLKDATFHEGLSTEIAFRAAASQALRKALEDGDPVLLEPMMKLEILVPDEFLGDCIGDLNSRNGKIEEISPRGAVQVVKAICPLANLFGYSTALRSLTQGRATFTMVFSHFDEQKA; the protein is encoded by the coding sequence ATGGCTGGTGAAGGAAAAATAAAAAAGATTCGTAATATTGGTATCATAGCCCATATTGACGCAGGGAAGACAACACTTACTGAAAGGATACTCTACTATACTGGAAAGACCCACAGGATAGGAGAGGTTCACGACGGCCAGGCAACCATGGACTGGATGCCAGAAGAACAAGAAAGGGGAATTACGATTACAAGCGCCGTTACCACTTGTTTCTGGCGCGATTCTGAGATCCACATCATCGATACCCCTGGACACGTGGACTTTACCATCGAAGTGGAAAGGAGCCTTAGGGTCCTTGATGGTGCCATAGGAGTGTTTTGTGCAGTAGGATGCGTGGAACCTCAGTCAGAGACTGTATGGCACCAGGCTGACAAGTATAGAGTCCCAAAGATGGCCTTTATAAACAAAATGGACAGGCTTGGAGCCAATTTTTGGGGTGCCATTGAAGAGATGAAGGAGAAACTGGGGGCAAATCCCCTTGTTCTCACTATACCGTATGGTGCAGAAGATGATTTTAAAGGTGTCTTCGATGTAATTAAAAAGAAGCTGATACTTTGGGATGAAGAGTCTTTGGGGCAGAAGTTTGAGGAACTCCCTGTTCCTCCTGATTTCGAGGAAGAAGTGGAGAAGGCCCATCAGGAACTCCTCGAGTCTCTGGCAGATCTCAATGAAGATATCATGGAAAAATATCTGAATGAGGAACCCATAGAAGACAAGTTGATCCACAAGGCCATTAGAGAGGCTACAATTGGCCTTAAAGGAGTGCCTGTTTTCTGTGGCTCTGCACTCAAAAATAAAGGCGTTCAGCCGGTCCTTGATGGGATCTCTCGGTATTTACCGAGCCCCCTTGATATACCGCCAGTTAAAGGGACAGATCCAAAGACTGGCGAAGAGATCACTCGCCCAAGTAAGTTTGACGCCCCTTTGAGCGCCCTTGCCTTTAAGGTACAGATGGATCAGGGGAGAAAGATGACCTTTGTGAGGGTCTATTCCGGAGTCTTAAAGGCTGGTGAAGAGGTATTCAATCCTGGAAAGAATAAGAAGGAAAGGGTTGCAAGACTCCTTCAAATGCACGCAAATAAAAGAGAGCGTATTCAAGAGGCAGGGGCAGGAAGCATTGTTGCTGTGATGGGGTTAAAGCACACTGTAACAGGCGATACCATTTGTGATCCTAAAAATCCCATATTGCTCGAGCCCATAGAGGCATATCAACCAGTGATCTCTGTAGCAGTTGAACCCAAGACGTCTAAGGACCAGGACAAGGTGGATCTCGCCCTATCAAAGTTGGCTGAAGAGGATCCCACATTCAAGGTCCGTTATGATGAAGATACTGGTCAGACCATCATATCTGGAATGGGGGAACTCCATCTTGATGTGTTGACCCATAGGCTTTTAAGGGAGTTCAATGCCCCAGTTAGAGTTGGAAAGCCACAGGTAGTCTATCGTGAGACAATTACAAAAGAGGCTGAGGTCTCAGAACAATTTGATAGAGAGATTGCTGGTACGAGACAGGTCGCATCCATTGTCATAAGAGCTGTCCCAAGGCCAAGGGGATCAGGAAATCTTGTTAGAAGTGAAATTGACCCATCTCTACTCCCAGAAGGGTATGAGGAACTCATACTGGATGCCCTCCGACAGGGACTTGAGAGCGGAGTGCTGCGAGGCTATCCCATGGAGGACGTGGAGGTAGTATTAAAGGATGCGACCTTTCATGAAGGGCTCTCAACTGAGATTGCCTTTAGGGCTGCGGCATCTCAGGCCCTTAGAAAGGCATTGGAAGATGGGGATCCGGTCCTCTTAGAACCTATGATGAAACTCGAGATCCTTGTGCCAGACGAATTTCTTGGGGATTGTATCGGTGATCTTAATTCCAGAAATGGAAAGATCGAGGAAATTTCACCAAGGGGAGCTGTTCAAGTGGTTAAGGCCATTTGCCCTCTAGCCAATCTTTTTGGATATTCCACAGCCCTTAGATCCCTAACCCAGGGGAGAGCAACTTTCACAATGGTGTTCTCTCATTTTGACGAGCAAAAGGCCTAA
- the pyrR gene encoding bifunctional pyr operon transcriptional regulator/uracil phosphoribosyltransferase PyrR, translated as MARVKTILDQKGIERTLTRMAHEIVEKNQGGESLVLIGIHTGGVPLGHRLKERIKQIEGIDVPVGCLDITLYRDDWSKLSYLPIVKRTNIPFTTDDKCVILVDDVLFTGRTVRAALDAISDLGRPQKIQLAVLVDRGLRELPIQPDFVGIRLDSSPNEHVNVLLKEIAGQDQVVVVQKEDN; from the coding sequence ATGGCTAGAGTCAAAACCATACTCGACCAAAAGGGAATTGAACGTACCCTTACTCGTATGGCCCATGAAATAGTGGAAAAAAATCAGGGAGGTGAATCTCTTGTCCTGATTGGTATCCACACAGGAGGGGTCCCTTTAGGCCACAGATTAAAGGAAAGAATAAAACAAATTGAAGGTATAGATGTACCAGTAGGATGCCTTGATATAACCCTTTATAGGGACGACTGGAGTAAGCTCAGCTATCTTCCCATTGTGAAAAGAACCAATATTCCCTTTACCACAGACGATAAATGCGTCATCCTCGTAGACGACGTACTTTTTACAGGGAGAACAGTGAGAGCCGCCCTTGATGCCATATCAGACCTTGGCAGACCCCAAAAGATTCAGCTCGCAGTCTTGGTAGACCGTGGGCTCAGAGAACTACCGATCCAACCCGACTTCGTGGGTATAAGACTGGATTCATCTCCAAATGAACACGTAAATGTCTTACTCAAAGAGATAGCAGGCCAAGACCAAGTAGTGGTTGTTCAAAAAGAGGACAATTGA
- a CDS encoding multiheme c-type cytochrome: MKSYARLLVYWLVVMLVTGILTNTAIADSGNDKNLSDETTECLECHIDATSFVVNDWKRSKHYFNGTGCYECHKSDESNPAAFKHNGYVISTLVTPKQCASCHPGVVKEYTNSIHSKSGLIAHNAEAKAGGNFAVIVLQMMGWGPKTIIPHGDYWKDIVNDPAWTYAGVPEKLKTSTPKATDILNVFSGFGCYSCHGTIIKIVRKSEDKVVFDLTTWPMIGAGTVNPDGTTGSCVACHPFHSFKLRVVRAGVGACGRCHESEDHPNYEMYGRSLHGAMFLSKAHEWNLDSPAIKAGRDYFAPTCATCHMGAVYDGDDMIYPPTHNPASISKWKLGMWKVTVVRKAGMSDPGIPNIKFPSDGLKNRERAIAMCSQCHTKQWVANALINGDLSMATLDYFRQIALKVENDLQEAGLHTPADRKIVRDIGAMAVRPTCIAMFHYAPGYIWWDGIYKLAFELTEWLENSVEPRLGADYVSKYVSWIKEHKEKVEKYREKRQLK; encoded by the coding sequence ATGAAAAGTTATGCGAGATTATTGGTTTATTGGTTGGTGGTAATGCTGGTAACAGGTATTTTAACAAACACTGCCATTGCCGACAGTGGAAATGACAAAAATCTTAGTGATGAAACTACTGAATGTCTTGAGTGTCACATTGATGCTACCTCTTTTGTTGTAAATGATTGGAAGAGGTCGAAACACTACTTCAATGGTACTGGTTGCTATGAATGTCATAAGTCGGATGAATCTAATCCGGCGGCTTTCAAACATAATGGCTATGTCATTTCCACACTGGTTACTCCGAAGCAGTGTGCCAGTTGTCATCCTGGAGTTGTTAAAGAATATACCAACTCCATTCATTCCAAATCTGGACTGATCGCCCATAATGCTGAGGCCAAGGCTGGTGGTAATTTTGCAGTTATCGTCCTGCAGATGATGGGCTGGGGCCCTAAGACCATTATTCCCCACGGCGACTATTGGAAAGATATTGTCAATGATCCTGCATGGACTTATGCTGGTGTCCCAGAAAAATTGAAAACCTCAACCCCAAAAGCAACAGACATTTTAAATGTATTTAGTGGCTTTGGATGCTATTCCTGTCATGGTACAATTATAAAGATTGTCCGGAAGAGTGAAGACAAGGTTGTGTTCGATCTGACGACCTGGCCCATGATAGGTGCTGGTACGGTCAACCCAGACGGCACAACCGGTTCCTGTGTAGCATGTCATCCATTTCATAGCTTTAAGTTAAGAGTTGTTAGGGCTGGAGTAGGTGCCTGCGGCAGGTGTCATGAGTCAGAAGATCATCCCAACTACGAAATGTACGGCAGATCCCTACACGGGGCCATGTTTCTTTCCAAGGCACACGAATGGAACCTTGATTCGCCTGCTATCAAGGCAGGACGCGATTATTTTGCACCTACCTGTGCTACCTGTCATATGGGAGCGGTTTATGATGGAGATGATATGATCTATCCGCCCACTCATAATCCGGCATCTATTTCTAAATGGAAACTTGGCATGTGGAAGGTTACCGTCGTTAGGAAAGCTGGCATGTCTGATCCAGGAATTCCCAATATTAAATTTCCATCCGATGGATTGAAAAACAGAGAAAGAGCAATTGCTATGTGCAGCCAATGCCATACAAAGCAGTGGGTGGCCAACGCACTTATAAATGGCGATCTTTCAATGGCGACACTCGACTATTTCAGACAGATTGCCTTAAAAGTAGAAAACGACCTGCAAGAGGCAGGGCTCCATACACCTGCGGATAGAAAAATCGTCAGGGATATTGGAGCGATGGCTGTAAGACCTACATGTATAGCCATGTTCCATTATGCGCCTGGATACATCTGGTGGGATGGTATCTATAAGCTTGCCTTTGAACTTACAGAGTGGTTGGAAAATAGCGTTGAGCCAAGATTGGGAGCAGATTATGTAAGTAAATATGTTTCGTGGATCAAAGAACACAAAGAAAAGGTAGAAAAATATCGTGAAAAAAGGCAGTTAAAATAG